In Oncorhynchus masou masou isolate Uvic2021 chromosome 11, UVic_Omas_1.1, whole genome shotgun sequence, the genomic stretch AGTGACTTGGGGATTGTGTCAAATATCACTGATGTGGATCAGGCACTtaacctttattttttttatttccctGTTTAAGGGTAAAAGACTGATGTAATCCTTGGTTTACGCATGAATTGTCGGAGAAATTACAGGAAAGAAATGTAGCTTGGGCTAAGGTTAGACGGACTGATTCTACATCTGATTGGCAGTCCTTCAGAGATTTGAGAAACAGATTTCTATCCCTGGTTTCAAAAGCAAAATCATTATATTTCTTGAATTGTTTTTCAGAGTGGTGGCAATCCAGCCAACTTCTGGAAAGTGGTCAAATCCTTTAAACAAAACTCCACCCCTCGTTGCCTCAGCAGGTTGACAGCCTCTGGTCCCATTCTAGACAAAATGGACATTTATGATGCTTTTAATAACCATTTTGCGTCGACTGGCCAACTGTTTGAAAGAATCATCTCTGAAAATTAATCTCATCCCACTAGAGGGAGTCCTTCAGTCACCTCAGACCAGATTGTAGAGAATGATGCACGAACAGACTCATACTTTATTTTCATTTCAACCCTTTGATGTCTATGATGTACTTTGCTAAAAAACATAGAGGCTGATTCACTTGATTTCTTCTTAttgcagctctctgccccacttATTGCAGAACCACTGACCTATATGTTTTACTTGACAATTGTTTCTAGTGTTATCTCAAAGATATGGCAAGAGGCAAATGTCCTCCCACTACATAAAAGAGGAGATCCTTCTGACTTAGTTAACTCCTGTCCAATTTCCAAATTATGTTGCCTTTCCAAAGTTTTAGAATCCCAGACTAACTTTCAGCAAAAACTTTAACTTCTCCCTCTATTTTTAATGTGCACCAATCCTGTTTTAGATCTGGACATAGCACAGTTTCAGCTGCTACACTTGTTTATGATGATGTGTTAAAATTGTTAAATCATTCTGCTGCCTTATTTATAGACCTTTCCAAGTCATTCAATACTGTTGACCATCACATTCTTATTCAAAGGTTGACTGAATAGGCCTGGATCAAGCTTCTTGCAAGTGGTTTGAAAACTTTCTGTCAGACAGGACTCAATGTGTGATCTCTGGTGGTGTTAAGTCTAGTTTTCTGGATATTACACAAGGTGTACCGCAGGGGTCCGTACTAAGACCTGTTATCTTTACTATTTATTTAAATAATAGTCTATCTGTTAAAACTTGTAATATTAATCTGTATGCAGATGACACTTATGTATGCCATTGCCCCAACTGTTGAACAGGCTATATTAGAGCTGCAATCTGACCTTGTTACCATTCAGAAAGCCCTGGTTGGTTTAAAACTTGTACTTAATGCGATCAAGATGAAATACATGTTGTTCTCTAGTTCTCGCAAGAATATTTCAGATGGACTACACATTTATTAATTGGATGTTTCTCCCATTGATCAGGTTCCCGCCTACAAATATCTGGACATCTGGATTGACAAAGTATTTCATGTTTAAAAAACATACGGATGACCTAGTTAAAAAGCTAATATTTAATGTGGGCtacttttttataaatagattggctggtcctcattaaagtcacGTAGATCAATGTATTACTCCCTTTTTGTTCCCGAAGTCCTACTACACAAGCTTCCAAATTACCTAACTTCGTTGCTAACGTATTAAAGAATGAGATAACCAACCCTGTAAATGGGTTTGCTAACTCTTCAGAATCCTCAATCTCCACAGAATTAGGTGAATCTGCTTTTAGTTTTCACACTCCACATTTTTGTAATCATTTACAAAATTCATTACATTTGGATTCCCTGGTGCTACTAAGGCATTTTAAAACCCAGATGATAAATGAGTTCGAGGTGTACAAttgttttgattgattgatttagtAACCTGCTTATGATGGCTCTGATGTTAGTGATGTTCTGGTGTAGTGTAATATTTTTTAGCTTTGTGGTCTCAAGGCACCATTGAAAATGAAACACTGGTCTCAATTGGGCTCcactgattaaataaaggtttacagtaaaataacaagcaagCAGGTAAAATAACAAACAAGCAGGTCctaagcttggtgatgagcttggaggggacaatagtgttgaacgctgagctgtaatcaatgatcagcattctcacatagaaaaATTATCTTCTTATCGAGGTGGATGAGGGTAGTGTGGAGCGtaattgagattgcatcgtctatggatctgttgaggcAGTATGTCTGGTGTCTGGGATGAATAACCTTTCAAAGCACTATagggcggtagtcattttggCATAAAGCTTTAAGAGTTCTTGGAAACAGGAATAATGGTAGTTATCTTAAGACATGTGtagattacagactgggacaaggagaggttgaaaattacAGTGAATATGCCTGCAAGCTGATCTGTGCATGCTCGGAGAACAGGCCCGTAAGCCCTGTGAGTGTTGACCTGAATAAAGACCTTCCTCACGTAAGCCTCGGAGAACAAGATCACCCAGTCGTCCCATTGATTTTTTTCATTGCAGTCTATGGCCCCTTTTCAGCCAATGAAATGCATTGGTATCCATAGCAACGGCTCTGTTTGGGCTGAGAGAGCTTTTAgctgatgttagctagctactttgTCACTAAACTCTGACAAACTGCAGTAACTCAGAAACTATTGATTGGTAGAAGTTTGTTCTGTTCTGATTCCAGATTTAAATAGCTGAGTCCAAGATGTTATACTCTCTACGTTTTTGCGAGTATCCATAGCAATGGCTCCTTTTGGTCTgctacattttttaaaatgtaccTTTAGGGAGTCCCCAATGACCCCAGGGTCTCTTTCACAAGGGAGCCCTGCATAAACAATTTGACGTGGCATGAGACAGCTGTTAGTTGGCGTTAACTAGTTACTTTTCACCACTCAACTCAGACAAACAACTGTAACTTTTGATTGGTAGAAGATAATTATGTTCTGATTCCAAATGTGAATAGCAGAGATGTAGACCAGATGTCATAACCTTTTAAGTTTTTGCAAGTTTCCATTGCAATGGCTGTTTGGGCTGCTCAATGATGAAACAGAGAGCTGTTAGCTGGCTGCTTTTCATCACACTAAAATCAGACAGCTGTAACTTTTGATTAGTAGTAAATCATTTGTTCTGATCCCAGATTTGAATACCAAAGAAGTAGACAAAGATCTCATATGCTCTAACTTTTTGTCTAACTGGGAAAGTGGTCCAAATTTAGGTTGTTTATAAAAAGTTAATAGAAATGTCATTGATGCAGTTAGTAAAACAGCTGTATTGTTTGATCGGTATGATATTTTTGTTCCAATTTCAGATTTGAATAGCAAAGTAGAGGAAGATTACATATGCTCTAACTTTTTGTCAAAATGGTTGAGAAAGTGGCATCAGGTTTGTGTCAAAAGTTTCATTGTTCACAGTAAATGGAATGCTGGAAGTCTGGGAGTTGATGTCACAATGGGACATTTAGAATGTTGAAGAAATCACATGAAAGTGAAAAAGGACAAAAAAGCTTAAtagtttaaaaataataaaatatatcaAAAAGTTGATTGCAAGCACACTGGTCCTGACTGttctgcacattttaaagtttgAATGATGTTTCTAGCTTAAACAATGTAAGAGAATGCTTTGCAAGCCCCACTAATAAGAATTATTATGACAAAGATTTAAACTGGGACGTTTGCGTCGCAAGTCtcaccaataataagaagtaTGTTGAACATTTTAAGTGGGGACTTTTTTAAATAGAGTCAATTCCAATAGGGCCTAGGTGAAATGTCTCCATTCTTATGAAAACTCTGATCTCCATTGAGGTACATGCTTTCATCATGCACCGTCCTCAGATGCCTTAGCAAGTCGTCATTTAgtttaaaactctttccacagcgAGTACAGAGGAAAGACTCCTGGGAGTGAAGAAGCTTATGTTTTGTTAGGGTGTGGCTGTGGTGGAagccctccccacacacactgcaGCGGAATGGCCTTTCTTCTGTGTGGATGTTCCTGTGCTCCTGCAGCCCTTTCAGCTGAGCAAAGACATCCCCGCAGTCTGTACAGGTATAAGGGGACTCACTTGTGTGGGTTCTCATGTGACATTTCAGATTATACTTGTCCCTAAACTGCTTTCCACACTCTGAGCAGCCTAGAGCCTTATTATGGCTCCTGCGGTGGTGGGTCAGGCATTTCTGAGAGGCAAAGACTTGGGCACAGTCAGGACAGATGAACTTAGGGAAGGCACTGCAACTGTGTTTGCTGAGAAAAGCAGCCCGTTTGTAGCTCTTACCACAGTCATGACAGCAGTGGCTTGGTCTATGGAGGGGATCTTCTTTGTTTTTCCGCTTCAGGCAGCAGGGTGTTCCTCCCTCTTTCTCGGCGGTGTTGGGGCTGGACgaggagatgacaggagcagATACACCTCTCTTGGCCCTTCCAAAGACGGGCATCTGATTTGCTATGTTTCTAAACTGACTTCTCTCAACATTCTCAGTATTTCTATCCACATCAGTAGACTGTCCCATCTCAGAGGCTGACCTGATCTCATCCTCTACCTCAGCCTGGTTATTGTATTTTATCTCCTCCTTAATCCAGTCCTCATGTTCAGAAAAATTGTCTTCCTCAACCAAATCATCTTCTCCATcaagtctcctctcctcactgtaAATGTCCTCCAGATGTTTGGCATCTATATTGAAAGTACTGGACTGACAGACTTTAGAAAATTCTATCCTCTTCAgaaacaaccctggtcctgtgaCTTTCATCTTCTCACTGTTAACTTGATGTTCTGCAGGTCTGAAAATAAATGGAAATAGACAGCATATCAACAAATGCATTCCAATAAACACACACTATTTGTCGTAAACATATTTAACACTTCCTTATTATCTTTGAATGTGCAAGAAAGAAACACTCAAAACATGATCTGGCCCTACCCTGCTTCTTCCTCTCTCAGTTGGCCTGCAGGGTATCCCTCTCCATCAGTGTGGTTGTCCATCTCACTGCACTTATCCCCAGGTGTGTTGTTCAGGTACTCCTCAGCCATGTAGACAGCCTCCTCCATGTCCCGGGGGCACTGTTTCAGCACACAGTCTCCAACGTGTGTGGGCAGGAGTGACACAAACCTCTGCAGGgccacacacctcaccacctccgCAGCCGTTCTCCTCTCAGGCCGAAGCCAGTGCTGGGCAGCACTTTCCAGTCCCTGCCCCAACTCCCTGGGTCCTCTCTCAGGGTCGTACCTCAGATAGCTGAAGTCCTCTTGCCGTCGGCTCTCTTCTGCCCTGACTTGGCTCTGCAGGCTAGCCCTCAGTGTCTCGTAGTTTGGCTCTCCTGACCTGAGGCACTCCCCACCAAGGAGCCCCCACTTCACATTAGAAAGCCTGGAGTTGGAGTCTGCCTCCTCCAAAAGCAGCAGGTAGGCCTCAGGATCCTTCACCTCCTCCAGCTTCACATCTGGCTCCATTCTCCTGAGCTCCTCCTTCTCCAGTAACTGTGCCAGAGCCTCAGTCTGGATCTCCCCCTGTACAGCCAGAGCCTGTAGCTGCTGTCTGTGCACTGCTAGTAGGTTTGTAAATAACCGCACCACATCCATGGTTCCACTCTTGGAGTCTCTAGCAACGGCCTGTGAAATATGAAATGATTATAAAAGTATGGTAATGACAGTACCACTGGGCAATGACGATAGCAATTTGGGTGTATAATAAATCCTGTGAAAATAAAATATGTTGATCGCCCAACTCTCAATGACGTTTCTAACACGTGATCCACGAGGTAGTGTTTAATGTGTTTATAAGGCGGTACATGTAGCTATGATCTAAATTATAGCGTCTAGCTAGCTTGTTAATCTGTCTGGCACCACATTCAGATGTGTGCCTCATTTTCTCTCTGGATgagggctagctggctagctaacgtttGGTCAGTTAGGTGGGCTAGCTAGCCACGTTAACTGACAATCCAGGCAAAATAGACAAATTCCACCATAAAATGTGATTATCAAGCTGACTAAAACCACTGTTAGAAAAATAACGTTACTTACCGAGCGACTGTGCGTATTTTTTGTCTTTTACTCGTATTGTATTTCTTgcaggttagctagctaactacgtACACAGTTTTATTGTTGTTTCCAGGGGTA encodes the following:
- the LOC135548456 gene encoding zinc finger protein with KRAB and SCAN domains 8-like, coding for MDVVRLFTNLLAVHRQQLQALAVQGEIQTEALAQLLEKEELRRMEPDVKLEEVKDPEAYLLLLEEADSNSRLSNVKWGLLGGECLRSGEPNYETLRASLQSQVRAEESRRQEDFSYLRYDPERGPRELGQGLESAAQHWLRPERRTAAEVVRCVALQRFVSLLPTHVGDCVLKQCPRDMEEAVYMAEEYLNNTPGDKCSEMDNHTDGEGYPAGQLREEEAGPAEHQVNSEKMKVTGPGLFLKRIEFSKVCQSSTFNIDAKHLEDIYSEERRLDGEDDLVEEDNFSEHEDWIKEEIKYNNQAEVEDEIRSASEMGQSTDVDRNTENVERSQFRNIANQMPVFGRAKRGVSAPVISSSSPNTAEKEGGTPCCLKRKNKEDPLHRPSHCCHDCGKSYKRAAFLSKHSCSAFPKFICPDCAQVFASQKCLTHHRRSHNKALGCSECGKQFRDKYNLKCHMRTHTSESPYTCTDCGDVFAQLKGLQEHRNIHTEERPFRCSVCGEGFHHSHTLTKHKLLHSQESFLCTRCGKSFKLNDDLLRHLRTVHDESMYLNGDQSFHKNGDISPRPYWN